The proteins below come from a single Tribolium castaneum strain GA2 chromosome 9, icTriCast1.1, whole genome shotgun sequence genomic window:
- the LOC103312660 gene encoding interaptin — protein MAVLKILFLFSLHICAPNSVVCGPTEDYNYSLEDEQNSVNFTHVRAKNLSGNVQLTSLEVLRTEMLNNGFGKVEETTKVTVSVNKHIGTIIENQQQDSLLSEVGTKAPTDGLEPIGLMDVFNDTSGTLPDQTTTEKLITDTPLNSEITEKSQDWVSGDLSLISTVRSERINSVDDERVALIRGLISESEEIENLSTFLEVDEELLNEHEDEKDVEGAIEDDINNILTEYEDNEEEINQNKTETGSQAVRESTTIFTQEKDETVASTFTTEEISSTTQNSEKEIFKQTTIWKKFYLDEETTTGFFTTFSENISTEKLYETTQKEENAVTATDITSQGKETTEFAVAEDFNAMSTAKEEIYMTPTESTTYNFLIAKTENEEIKIAEETEASTPNYENDGGRKFETSRINEESLSTEMFTEEPSENITLLLNKLEETELSTSTTELYTTIFGKNTERNSNITETMEIFTENQTEIVQNQEGNLATTPLYEKELEQLEEIIDNITTTLNKYEEIQVFTYEQQTTQFQQQFDTTTEHEESKRKAEKEKFAMKEAEEDQIKNKIFTKSPEILREGWKNNTEDKLENINEITNEENFDKGHISEKLATEIRGENNAEKKEENINTNEASDDILPTTNFILTTNKTQEVLSTTTEENEDFVSVSTPTNTTETEINGGFLNSLTSGISSFLGTFFDSAEKQFEEKNFGDEDMKNKFEEDKYNDIFNDETEETKEDNKINHFTKLKVKEPYRNYLNQFEEETTTINLNLEDLNSASKSPHLPSKADSLINSPEVPQILIKINDEETKVVIKIITNDSTSYIPSNALVSFPSPNTVNITWKSSSFRNNSLQFVMGNSLRLVIVKDTEIYIHQTLIHENKFDVDTNLITLDDDVQIYFSNRDILGLDQRIKTEFSEMTSGGKNLAEITGGCVGAFLLVAGLAYFITKKLRGEKQNFEPNTAGA, from the exons ATGGCAGtgttaaaaatacttttcttattttcaCTTCACATTTGTGCCCCAAATT CGGTTGTTTGCGGACCGACTGAAGATTATAATTACTCGTTGGAAGATGAGCAAAATTCGGTTAATTTCACACACGTGCGTGCGAAAAATTTGAGCGGGAATGTGCAGTTGACGTCGCTTGAAGTTTTGCGAACAGAAATGTTAAACAATGGCTTTGGGAAAGTCGAAGAGACCACCAAAGTAACAGTCAGTGTAAATAAACACATTGGAACAATCATCGAAAATCAACAACAAGACTCTTTATTGTCCGAAGTTGGGACAAAAGCTCCGACAGATGGTCTGGAACCGATCGGTTTGATGGATGTTTTTAACGACACATCTGGCACTTTGCCCGATCAGACCACTACAGAAAAACTAATCACTGACACTCCATTAAATTCAGAGATCACTGAAAAATCCCAAGATTGGGTTTCAGGTGATTTGAGTTTAATTTCGACGGTTCGAAGTGAAAGAATTAATTCAGTGGATGATGAGAGAGTTGCCTTGATTAGGGGACTGATTTCAGAGAGTGAAGAAATTGAGAATTTGTCCACGTTTTTAGAGGTTGATGAAGAATTGCTAAATGAACATGAGGATGAGAAGGACGTGGAGGGGGCGATTGAGGAcgacattaataatattttgacGGAATACGAAGACAATGAAGaagaaataaaccaaaataaaacagaaacTGGGTCACAAGCAGTTAGAGAAAGCACCACAATTTTTACTCAAGAGAAAGACGAAACGGTGGCTTCAACGTTTACAACTGAAGAAATTTCCTCGACTACACAAAATAGtgaaaaagaaattttcaaacaaacaacaatttggaagaaattttATCTAGATGAAGAAACAACCACGGGATTTTTCACAACTTTTTCCGAAAATATTTCTACAGAAAAACTTTACGAAACGAcacaaaaagaagaaaatgctGTAACTGCAACAGATATAACAAGTCAGGGAAAAGAAACAACAGAGTTTGCAGTAGCTGAAGATTTTAATGCGATGTCAACAGCAAAAGAAGAAATTTATATGACTCCTACAGAAAGTACAACttataattttcttattgcaaaaactgaaaatgaagaaattaaaattgctgAAGAAACTGAAGCATCGACACCGAATTATGAAAACGATGGAGGAAGAAAATTTGAAACGAGCCGAataaatgaagaaagtttgtcCACTGAAATGTTTACAGAAGAACCCTCCGAAAATATTAcattacttttaaataaacttgaaGAAACTGAACTATCGACATCAACAACCGAACTTTACAcaacaatttttggaaaaaatactgAAAGAAACTCGAATATTACCGAAACTATGgaaatttttacagaaaatcaAACTGAAATTGTACAAAATCAGGAAGGGAATTTAGCTACAACACCACTTTATGAGAAGGAATTAGAACAATTAGAAGAAATTATTGATAACATTACAACAACTTTGAATAAATACGAAGAAATTCAAGTTTTCACGTATGAACAGCAAACAACACAGTTTCAGCAACAGTTTGACACCACCACAGAACATGAAGAAAGCAAGAGAAAGGCAGAAAAAGAAAAGTTTGCAATGAAAGAAGCAGAGGAAgaccaaattaaaaataaaatctttacaaAATCCCCAGAAATTTTAAGAGAAGGTTGGAAAAACAACACGGAAGACAAGcttgaaaatataaatgaaataactaATGaggaaaattttgataaaggtCACATATCAGAAAAATTAGCAACTGAAATACGAGGTGAAAACAATGccgaaaaaaaagaagaaaatattaaCACAAATGAAGCAAGTGATGATATTTTACCaactacaaattttattttaaccacaAATAAAACCCAAGAAGTACTTTCCACAACCACTGAAGAAAATGAAGATTTTGTGTCAGTTTCCACTCCCACTAACACAACAGAAACCGAAATAAACGGAGGTTTTTTGAATTCGTTAACATCAGGAATTTCTAGTTTCCTTGGAACTTTTTTCGATTCAGCAGAAAAACAATTCGAGGAAAAAAATTTCGGTGACGAAgacatgaaaaataaatttgaggAAGATAAATATAACGACATATTCAACGACGAGACTGAAGAAACCAAAgaagataataaaattaatcattttaCTAAACTAAAAGTTAAAGAACCGTACAGAAATTATTTGAATCAGTTTGAGGAAGAAACGACAACGATAAACTTAAACTTGGAGGATTTGAATTCAGCCTCAAAATCACCTCATTTGCCCTCGAAAGCCGACAGTTTGATCAATTCTCCAGAAGTGCcccaaattttgattaaaatcaaCGACGAAGAAACAAAAGTTGTTATCAAAATTATCACCAAC GACTCGACCTCGTACATCCCCTCAAACGCCCTCGTCTCATTTCCATCCCCGAACACCGTCAACATCACGTGGAAATCGTCATCGTTTCGAAACAATTCTTTACAATTTGTTATGGGAAATTCTCTCCGCCTCGTTATTGTCAAAG ACACCGAAATATACATCCACCAGACACTTATCCACGAAAATAAATTCGATGTTGACACGAACTTAATCACTTTAGACGACGACGTCcaaatttatttctctaaTAGGGACATCTTGGGATTAGATCAACGAATCAAGACCGAATTTTCGGAAATGACAAGTGGGGGCAAAAACTTGGCCGAGATTACCGGAGGCTGCGTGGGGGCGTTTCTGCTGGTCGCAGGTCTTGCCTATTTCATCACCAAGAAGTTGAGAGGAGAGAAACAGAATTTCGAACCCAACACCGCAGGGGCATAG
- the LOC100142298 gene encoding uncharacterized protein LOC100142298, with protein MEIIHVSNPKNRFLKPKKPLQINNSEVNAAKKCLFGAPDAQDVEDLLQEQIREDWERIKDRFGIDMEDIENMESARREAYTPRKRKLETSRRNARRRRLFQPYPNDKKITDFFQVRKAALPPHEKKD; from the exons atggaaatcaTTCACGTTTCCAACCCCAAAAATCGGTTCCTCAAGCCGAAAAAGCCGCTCCAAATCAACAACAGTGAAGTGAACGCGGCCAAAAAGTGCCTTTTTGGCGCCCCCGACGCCCAGGACGTCGAAGACCTGCTCCAGGAGCAGATCAGGGAGGACTGGGAAAGGATCAAGGACCGGTTCGGGATCGACATGGAGGACATCGAGAACATGGAAAGCGCCAGACGGGAGGCTTACACCCCCAGGAAGCGGAAACTGGAGACGAGTAGGAGGAACGCACGGAGGAGGAGGCTCTTCCAGCCCTATCCCaacgataaaaaaatcacag ATTTCTTCCAAGTGAGAAAGGCCGCACTGCCGCCGCATGAAAAGAAGGACTGA
- the LOC661675 gene encoding uncharacterized protein LOC661675 produces the protein MSMSVCENVKMSYKFMGRKSPIAKVKRSLFGKVDPEDNKAFIQNHLNYDMSKNCAKWNFNFREETTLDPEGDIIWRSASPVIVNRKRKIVEIVEAPAYYFQPIEPAARSTESPKIKVPKQTQITDYMVKSKRQVVCKKDTAVERPIKIPKLDFCSS, from the exons ATGAGTATGAGCGTTTGCGAAAACGTCAAAATGAGCTACAAATTCATGGGGCGCAAGAGCCCCATCGCTAAAGTGAAACGCAGTCTCTTCGGGAAGGTCGACCCCGAGGACAACAAGGCCTTCATCCAGAATCACCTCAACTACGACATGTCCAAGAATTGCGCCAAATGGAACTTCAATTTCCGCGAAGAGACTACGCTGGACCCCGAGGGTGACATTATTTGGCGTTCTGCCAGTCCGGTGATCGTCAACCGCAAACGCAAAATCGTGGAAATTGTCGAAGCTCCCGCTTACTACTTCCAGCCCATTGAACCAGCCGCCCGTTCGACAGAAAGCCCCAAAATCAAGGTCCCGAAACAGACACAAATCACCG ATTACATGGTCAAGTCCAAACGGCAAGTGGTGTGCAAGAAGGATACTGCGGTCGAAAGGCCGATAAAAATACCGAAATTGGATTTCTGTTCAAGTTAA